A genomic stretch from Limanda limanda chromosome 11, fLimLim1.1, whole genome shotgun sequence includes:
- the LOC133014189 gene encoding chymotrypsin-like protease CTRL-1 — protein sequence MLLFISCLALVASALGCGRPSIQPQVSRYNKIVNGENAVSGSWPWQVSLQDSRGFHFCGGSLISPYWVVTAAHCTVSPRNHRVILGEHDRQSNSEQIQVKTITRAITHPYYNRQNFNNDITLLRLSSPVQMTSRVGAVCLASSSTNIPSGTQCVTTGWGKTGQTSSPRYLQQTSLPLLSPAQCKQYWGYNRITDAMICAGASGVSSCQGDSGGPLVCQNSGAWSLVGIVSWGTSNCNVRTPAVYARVSYLRSWIDQTVASN from the exons ATGCTCTTGTTCATCAGTTGTCTTGCCCTTGTGGCTTCTGCTTTGG GGTGTGGAAGGCCCTCTATCCAACCCCAGGTGAGCAGATACAACAAGATTGTAAATGGGGAGAATGCAGTGTCCGGGTCCTGGCCCTGGCAGGTTTCACTTCAG GATAGCAGAGGATTCCACTTCTGCGGAGGATCCTTGATCAGCCCGTACTGGGTCGTCACTGCCGCTCACTGCACTGTGTC TCCCAGAAACCACCGCGTCATCCTGGGAGAACATGATCGTCAATCCAACAGTGAGCAAATTCAGGTCAAGACCATAACCAGG GCCATCACTCACCCCTACTACAACCGCCAGAACTTCAACAATGACATCACCCTTCTGAGGCTGTCCTCCCCAGTGCAGATGACCTCCCGTGTGGGCGCCGTGTGCCTGGCCTCCTCCAGCACCAACATCCCCTCTGGAACCCAGTGTGTCACCACTGGATGGGGCAAGACTGGTCAAACCT CAAGCCCCCGGTACCTCCAGCAGACTTCCCTGCCCCTCCTCAGCCCGGCTCAGTGCAAACAGTACTGGGGTTACAACAGAATCACCGATGCCATGATCTGTGCTGGTGCTTCCGGAGTGTCGTCCTGTCAG GGCGACTCTGGTGGACCCCTGGTTTGTCAGAACAGTGGCGCATGGTCCCTTGTGGGTATCGTCTCCTGGGGGACGTCCAACTGCAACGTGCGCACGCCTGCCGTGTACGCCCGCGTGTCCTACCTGCGCAGCTGGATCGACCAGACCGTTGCTTCCAACTAA
- the lin37 gene encoding protein lin-37 homolog, which yields MHLVKIKTERPDAEGAGARTRLDAVLNRLVEKSENERDQNEGETGKTSADSLNKDLSPSSSGKRPSARFPQHRRKKRKEMEEGLPESNQHKQNAYIIKLFDRSVDLAQFNTSTPLYPICRAWMRNNPSVREPAAYPSPPHSMVEEEVSDMINGQIVTRLPPPTSCPISSSGEPVNLRIPHTEKPIVSKLASSVPVPGSLICDHMERWKKIRQKWKECSSKNQLRYSESIKILKEMKELYDR from the exons ATGCATCTCGTCAAGATCAAGACTGAACGGCCAG ATGCGGAGGGGGCCGGTGCACGCACCAGATTGGATGCTGTGTTGAATAGACTGGTTGAGAAGAGCGAAAATGAAAG GGATCAAAATGAGGGTGAGACTGGGAAGACGTCAGCAGACTCTTTAAACAA GGATTTGTCTCCATCGTCTTCTGGAAAAAG ACCCTCAGCTCGGTTTCCACAGCACCGGCGGAAGAAGCgaaaagagatggaggagggctTACCAGAGAGCAATCAGCATAAACAAA ATGCTTACATTATTAAGTTGTTTGATCGCAGTGTGGATCTGGCTCAGTTCAACACCAGCACCCCACTGTATCCTATCTGCCGTGCCTGGATGAGAAATAATCCATCTGTTCGAGAGCCGGCCGCTTACCCAAGCCCCCCACACAGCATGGTAGAGGAGGAG GTCTCAGATATGATCAATGGTCAGATTGTGACCAGACTCCCCCCTCCAACCTCCTGTCCAATCAGCAGCTCCGGTGAACCCGTCAATCTCAGGATCCCTCATACCGAAAAACCCATTGTTTCCAAG TTAGCATCTTCAGTTCCTGTACCAGGATCTCTCATATGTGACCACATGGAGCGTTGGAAGAAGATAAGGCAAAA atgGAAGGAGTGTTCCAGTAAGAATCAATTAAGATACAGCGAGAGCATCAAGatcctgaaggagatgaaggaacTCTATGATCGCTAA
- the hspb6 gene encoding heat shock protein beta-6 isoform X2 produces the protein MDFVLPPSLPAGGIPWEKVLPPLIPRLNSAYGQHNWSQKLLIPETDNTSSSEVNCDGAGFTVQVDVKHFNPEDLMVKVIGDFVEVQGKHEERKDGPGVTTRQFNRRYRIPKGVDTMALESAVSPEGVLVISAPMMQTENSPSPT, from the exons ATGGACTTTGTCCTGCCACCCAGTCTGCCAGCTGGGGGTATCCCATGGGAGAAGGTTTTACCACCTCTCATTCCTCGGCTGAACAGTGCTTATGGACAACATAACTGGTCCCAGAAATTACTGATTCCAGAGACTGATAACACCAGCTCGTCAGAG GTTAACTGTGACGGCGCTGGATTTACAGTTCAAGTTGATGTAAAGCACTTCAACCCCGAGGACCTAATGGTTAAAGTGATCGGGGACTTTGTAGAAGTTCAGGGAAAGCACGAAGAAAGAAAG GATGGCCCAGGGGTTACTACACGCCAGTTTAACCGCCGCTATCGGATCCCAAAGGGAGTGGACACCATGGCTCTGGAGTCAGCGGTCTCACCCGAGGGCGTCCTGGTCATATCTGCACCTATGATGCAGACTGAGAACTCCCCATCCCCGACCTAA
- the hspb6 gene encoding heat shock protein beta-6 isoform X1 has protein sequence MDFVLPPSLPAGGIPWEKVLPPLIPRLNSAYGQHNWSQKLLIPETDNTSSSEVNCDGAGFTVQVDVKHFNPEDLMVKVIGDFVEVQGKHEERKKDGPGVTTRQFNRRYRIPKGVDTMALESAVSPEGVLVISAPMMQTENSPSPT, from the exons ATGGACTTTGTCCTGCCACCCAGTCTGCCAGCTGGGGGTATCCCATGGGAGAAGGTTTTACCACCTCTCATTCCTCGGCTGAACAGTGCTTATGGACAACATAACTGGTCCCAGAAATTACTGATTCCAGAGACTGATAACACCAGCTCGTCAGAG GTTAACTGTGACGGCGCTGGATTTACAGTTCAAGTTGATGTAAAGCACTTCAACCCCGAGGACCTAATGGTTAAAGTGATCGGGGACTTTGTAGAAGTTCAGGGAAAGCACGAAGAAAGAAAG AAGGATGGCCCAGGGGTTACTACACGCCAGTTTAACCGCCGCTATCGGATCCCAAAGGGAGTGGACACCATGGCTCTGGAGTCAGCGGTCTCACCCGAGGGCGTCCTGGTCATATCTGCACCTATGATGCAGACTGAGAACTCCCCATCCCCGACCTAA